In Mytilus edulis chromosome 4, xbMytEdul2.2, whole genome shotgun sequence, the following proteins share a genomic window:
- the LOC139518583 gene encoding uncharacterized protein, with amino-acid sequence MNTLAFVVVLAVLVTLATANSYNQRSWGSQGSRVLGSRWNSRQLNNGWNSGWNSGRLSGGLNGGYRRHKRAATYDPYRSSHLDSGLGRFDRWGINSGRRSNLGWRSNSGWRSNSGLSLRGY; translated from the exons ATGAATACCTTAGCTTTTGTTGTCGTGCTTGCTGTGCTGGTTACTTTAGCCACTGCTAACAGTTATAATCAACGATCATGGGGTTCACAGGGATCAAGAGTTTTGGGAAGTAGATGGAATAGTAGACAGCTTAATAATGGATGGAATAGTGGTTGGAATAGTGGACGTCTGTCAGGAGGTTTAAATGGCGGATATCGAA GACACAAAAGAGCAGCTACATATGATCCGTACAGAAGCAGTCATTTGGACAGTGGATTAGGACGTTTTGACCGATGGGGAATTAATTCAGGAAGGAGATCTAATTTAGGATGGAGATCTAATTCAGGATGGAGATCAAACTCAGGACTGAGTCTGAGAG